The genome window AGACGACGTTGCCGAGCGTGTCGCGGCGCCACCTCTCCGGGTCGCGCCCGGGCACCCGCTCCGCCTTCTCCCAGCACTGCTGCTTCACCGCGTACGGGAAGCTCCGAGGCTCCGTCGCCGACGGGGCCGTGAGGAGCAGCTCGTCCAGATCTGCGGCGACAGCGGCGGCAGAAGCGGGGgtggaggagagaggggaggtCGGCCGAGCCGTGGCACCGAGGGACGGAGGCGGCGGATGCCGCTCGGCTCGGCGACGGCGCATCGGCTTCCGGCCCACCATCGCTATCTCGTCGGTGAGCCTTCGGGGGTTTTTGAGACTGGCAAGTGGACCCTCTCTGGATAAGATGGGAGAAATCCAGGTTTTTTCGTCTGAGTGGTGTGGTACGTTAATTTCAAAATACCAATTCAATCCTGATTTGAGAATCAGGGTCAAGAAAATTTCTCGTAATCCAAATTCCAAACAACTTCTACACTGAGGATAGTAGACGGATAACGTGTGCCCATCAAATCCTTGACGCGATGAACGTGCTGATTGCTGAACATCTTGATCTTCCTCGTCAAAGATCTGTGATTTTGCAACCACCTTATTTGTTGTGGATGATCACGGAAGCAGGAAGCATATTTTCAATTATCTCCATCAATACGGAGACCTGCGCTTAgtaacaatattgttagtcgGATGAAAACCAGAGGGGATTTATTCATAACCAACTCAACATGTAATGGATCTCCAGCGTAGGTGTCGCCTTGGGACGTGGCTATTTGGTGCGCGTCTTTAGATCTTCAGTTTTAAGAAATGTTAATAAGAAAAGTTTGGCTCAAAAGTTTTAAAAACAAATTACGCGAAAAAAGTTTGGAACAAAATTCTAGCACAAACTTTTTTTGGACAAATTTTTCAGCACAAACTTTTTTGAACAAAATTCTAGCACAAACTTTTGTCAAAAAAAGTAAGCTAGGCCTCCCGCGCCCCCCACGGCCTCTGCCCGTGTGTGACCGCGCGCCTCGACAACCCGCAGGCCGTGATAAAGCCCCTCGTCCGTGACTTCAGGTGCGCGCGATCACACGCAAAAAAGAAATTTTGCCGCCTTGGTCGTCCAGATAATTCATTGGTACAACACTATAATAACTCAGATACAGAAAAACATCCCTCGCCCACTCAACACTAGAGAAGAGGGGAGAGGGAACGACGAATAATTGCGGTGGCCACTAGTTTCGtgttgaaaggatctaatggagAGGTGAATATGGCTCTTATCAAACCTTGAAACAACTATCGGTTTCTAGAATAAGAAACAACATTAGcataaaagaagaaaatgcaACTACTCGAGCAAGCAAGCTAAAACATAAAGAACAAACATGACAACATATAACTTAAGAGTAAATtacggaattgaaacttgcataaaAATATATGCTAGAAGTAAATTGCAGAATAGAAAGAAAGTAGAGAAAGAGGACACTGTTTTTTTCGCTAGGTAtcaaagagttggcactctccccTAATcatcgttggagcatccacactagaatatcgctcccccttgagtcaccaagactcaaatgCTCATTAGTGATCGTCACTTCTCTATCTTTGAATTGACGTACATCAAATTAAGTACAAGCTCTTCCCGaagctcccacaagaacttcaaaagctcatcgAGAAAACCTCCAATCATCatgaccggctaggtgttgccaaccaacaagagtaacaagctaactgttTCACTTGATACCTATGAAGCCTAAACAACAAGTAGATGCACACTCGCTACTattgaagcactaatgaagtACTTAACCTTTAATTAGGAACttagaaatcaactcaagtgctctcccttgttTCTTGATGACATACAGTGTAAGAACTCCTCTTGGTTGCAAAAGAGACGAATCAAATAGAGTGAGTGGATATATATAGGTTaaaggtccaaatctagctatTGTCCAACTATCCACactttttgtgaacaccggatggtccgatgcacATACcattatacacaccggataattCAGTGAGTAACCTTTTTCAAAAGCTAGCCTGCCAGTTGTTAGTAGCCGTTGGCTGAAAAGCTCAGGTGTTCTTCATACCACATTACTGGATAATCCGATTAGTTCATTTCCCATACATCGAGACACAAAGTTTGAATATACTCTGGTGTGTTACACATCTCAATACTGGACAATCTGATGCCTTGAATTCTAAttcctccaaaaattctaacTTTCTGTTAAATGCTTTGGTGGTCATCTTCTCTGAACACCAGACAATACGGTACACTTAACTTTAAATTTTCCTCAGAAAATGtcccttctgttaaatactccaaTGCACATCTGAAcgccggacaatccggtgaagtcattcAGCTGCTCAGAACAGGAATaaggtccggtgagtacaagtCTTTCAGCGccgaacaatccggtgagaacaaaaactctgaggctcatccaattcaatcgactttgagcaCTAAACTCTTGACTTCTCACACATAGGCTTCTTTATGATAACTAATACTAAATTTTCATAAGTGAGCATCCAACTAAGTCTAGACCCAATTATATCAAGGTACAACACTCAGCTCCCCTTTATAGTGCGGTCAAAAGATTAGAAAAGAGCCCAcatctactctaagtgtccttcattacattgtgacacttagaactagaagatccttaattttgaCGTAAATGTTCTTTGATCGTCCAATAGAATCTCATGAGGGACTGAGAAAACTCAtacaatcattgtgaactaagtttttttattttttttcaaaacatacgtgttagtcacaatgatacggttatcattaatcaccgaaacacttaccacttatctaGGGGTATAAATGCTACAATCTTCCCTTTTTTGTGATTGGTGACAACACAAATAGAATATAAAGATGTGAATTGAAGAGCATCCTATCATACTATGCAATGAATGACATATAACAATTAAGCAAAAGAAAGCCTAGCAGTAGAACAACAtatcatgctagtagaataaaaattaaaactgaGCATGAAAGGAAACACAATGTGATGGCAAGTGAAACACATCAATTAAGAGCCAAatagcttgtcattacatcaaagctATGAAGAACCAACATTCTGACCCTAGACTACCCAAGCTCCCTTAAGACTGAGAACTAGAAAGCTCACTAGCCACTCTACTATCTCTCTCCAACACAAAAGACTCCCCTATCATCTAGACTCTCTTCTcatttggcatctaagcaccaaaaggAGTACACTCCTAGATATCTGAAGtcaaagaagagaaggaaattGGCGCTACTGCTGACGATTGCACCTCGAACTATGAGCCTGAATCTATATCTGAATCTAACAGATCAATTGTAGCGGGGTCATCAATGGGCTCAGAAGGCTATACTATATTTGTAGGGGTCTCTAAAGCTGGAGCTAGGGTGGAGCTGGTAGTGCCAGTACCCTGAGTAGCCATCTACTGTAATGCTACATCGAGCTCCTCGAAAGCAGACTGAACGACAGGTGGAGACTGAACAAATGACTGTTGAGACGGTACGGTCGGCTGTTGTGAGTCCTCAAAACGAAGAGTGCCAAAAGTCAACAGTGTATAAAGAGAAGGCAAGATTGGCCTCTGCGTCGTCCCGACAGGCTAAGAAAATATATCAGTGCTGAAGAGTGATGACAGATGAAAAGCTGACACTGATGTACCCAAAAAAACCACTGACACTGCCCAGAACAAGACTAGGTGAAGCATCTAAGCTCCTAATTTGTGCTTTGGTAATAATATGTCTTTTGTAGACTAACATGCTTGAATGAGTTACGAAAAGGTTAGACACAAAGACGTTACGGAGCTAGAAGATGTATAAGTGGAAAACATGAAAATTGCTATcttaaggcaaaggtataattgttGGGCATTTTATTTTGCGATCAAAAGAGATTAGATAAGAGAAATTGACCGGATTGATAAGGtaagtgtcgtactattaagagaggtTAATGTTCATTTACTTGAGATATCTATAGTGTCACAACTGCTCAAACTTtatttcatatagagtgaaAAATTTAGATTGAGAGAAACTAAGGAAATGCTGTCTTTGGGATGTTTCTGAGTtatggcggtctgaccgccgaaGAGGCCGATCTGACTGTTGTATAAACTTGGTCGATATTTAGTAGAACTCAGACCCGATCTAACCAAAGAGTGTGCCGGTCTAACTGTCAAACGAACAGAGGGGTTCAAACCCTCTGATTTGGCAGGCGGTCTGACCACCCTAggaatagagagttttggcactctgttcCTTGCTCATGGTCTGACTGTGAGAggtcacggtctgaccgccagacatATGTCAGAGTCATCATCACGCCTTTTATAGCCGTTGTATTTGCAGCAGTCGGACCGTCGTTTGAGCTGTGGTCTGATCACACAGTACGCAGAGATGTCAAATCAACAGCAACAGTCATATTCTTGAAtgtgggctataaataagagcttggctggttcaaggaAGCTCTTAAACACTTCACTACAATTCATTGTAActcttgccttcctcctctccatctCTTGGCTTAATGGTTGTATTTTttagagtgtgagagcatctagtgcataactttaaagagtttgagcattggaACACTAGTGATACTTCAAACAAGtgtcatcgacttgttactcttggaggttgccgcatCCTAAACAGCTTAGAGGTTGTTGCgttgttgagcccttcaaagaagattgtgaaggagccacggtggtgattgtgagagacTTTGAGCACGTCTTACCAGAGGGGCTAAGTGCTACtgtagtggaatcgaggtattaagtagttcttgttctattccggtttaagatcaagttgctcggtgtgagccctttctcaAATGAGAATTTGATACTTaatagagaagcggttagaaacttgaactcacctcaacgtagattaggggtgatcggcaaatcaccgataccacgggataaattttgtgtgtcatcctttgagcaatttactttcatgcaattaaCTTTATGTAATTTATCTTtctaaaatataaattgttgcatgtcaccctaggattgcaaaccttgacatagatCTTAGTTATTTTCATATCGCTCcagtgatctttagtttatttctgCAAGTTTCgttgatcgcttagcaattaattttaaaaaccgcatattcacccccctctagtcagtatcctagatcctacactAGGTGCTGGGGTTGGTGCCCAAGGAGCTACTGGCAGCTGAAGTCCTAATGCCTGAAAGAGAGAACCAAGACATCCGAATATGAACGTGAACATGCGGTCGTTGTTCTCTTTGTCAGCCTGAAGTGCTGCTAACGTGGCCTGCTGCTACTACTGAAGCGACTGCATCAGCAcaagctgctgctcctgctggcaTAGCATGTCTGCCTGTAACTTAGCCTGCTGCTTGGCCTGGCATAGCATGTCTACCTGTAACTTGGCCTGCTACTCGGTCTGGGCTGTCTGCTACTACTGCATATGCTGAAGGATGAGAACAAACTCTGACGGAGGTGCAGCAGGGAGCACGAAGAGCGCTGTCTCAGGTGCTGAAATAACTGTAATCGTAGGGACAACCTAAGAGGAACCTCCAACCTCAGCATCGTGTAACCTAGCGATCGATGGGAAATATTCGAGATCCGAAGAATCTGAGTCACTGTCACTCAAGTGAAAAGTGTGCGGGAGCTCTGCCTTGGCCTCTGCAAGGGCCTAGTCCTCTGTTTCTACTCTCTCTCTATCAGGAGTTGGCACCTACTCCTGAGCTTGGAACATCTCAAGCTGACCTTGGCGTCTGTCTGAAGGTGTTGTGGGAGCATATACACTGAAGTGCTTGGGAGACTACTCGTAGGCCTGAATAAACTTTGGGAACCTGACCGAATGTGCAAGCAAATGAGATATGAAATGAGCGTACGACTGTTGTCTAGCCATGATCATCCCCTCTgcaatcacatcctcaatctcacacaggATCAGGTCAACTACGTCAAAACGTTGGTGAGTGAGTATAGATAGAATCAGTCACTGCTACAAGCTGGTGATCGTCTCTCCATATCCAATCATCGGGAGTAAGCTGCGTCTCAAAGCCATGTGTAATGCCTTCACCTCAGGAATCAACATGCCTGACACTCAGGGTGATCCTGGAACAAAAGGTTGCCTGAAGATCGGTTGGATCTCATCGTCTATCGGGAACACTCCACCAATGACAGGACGATGGGGTGGCTGAGTGTGAGGGTGTACAATCTCGTGCAAAGACCAAAAGCTCGCTTGAAGACCCAACACCTCTAAAATGTTGTTCCTATAGAGTCTCCAACTCTCTCCCTGGAACATTAATTATATGAACTTCCTCTCGGGTGCTATCCAAACTGTGGCGTAAAAAACTCTCACCCAATCCTCCATGTAACAACTCACTCCTAACAACAACTATGCAAGCCCTGGAATAGCCTCAAAGTATTCTCTCATGTTCACACCTCCAGCTACCAACTCTAAATAGTGCAAGTTGAGCTTCTTATGAACGCTCAAGCTGAACCCCCTCTTGAGGTATGACGTGTGAAAGCTCTACTGGAGAATCATCCAGAATATGGGCTTGACTCCTTCATCCCTCTACAGAATGAACCACTCGGCAATCGGCACAAATCAGAGCTTCTTGATCTTCGGGGACTTATATGAAGTTAAGTCCAAAAGTCTAATCTCCCCCCGAGGTTGAGGCTCCTATGTCTGCTTTATCTCGGACTCTGGCTCAGTCTCCTGTCGAGCCTTCTTCCGGCTCTCCTGGTCGAACGGAGTCAAACCCAACCCAGCTGTCTGACGGGTGCGGGTTGATCGACGCGGCGGAGacacctctcctcctctaatatGCAGTCCTCGCTGAGAGATAGGGGCATCGGCGGCTGCAATCGCTCGATTCCACTCCTTCTGATCCTTCGACTTCTTTTTCTTGGGCTGCTCGACGGCCTTGGCCACATGAGATTCTTTTTATGGCGCTAAAATGAGATAATTGTAGCACATCTTAGCCCTATATAATTGTAgcacatcttcttctctctgctATCGAacttttcaaatttctttggaagAAGTTTGTTCTTATttggatcatagttgtagcccttcttgttgaatttggagatcatccttgtagtccttctcatgagaagagcaagcacggtgtcggagtcggagtcatcattatcatcaccttcatcactttcacttgatgatagaagcttgatcttcttcttgtcacTTTTTGCCTTGAGAGCAATGTTCTTCTTTGTTGAGGATTTTTCTTGATCACCAAATACGAATATCCCATGAGCTCTTATCTTTCCAATGGCATTAGTgacggtcatgtcattgatatcCCACTCATGATGAAGATATACGATAATATTGTATTATAGCTTAGGAAGCATCATCAATATCCTGCGAATAATGTCTCCTTAAGGCAATTGAGTTAGTTCAAGAGAATTTATTTCTTTCACAAGCATATTTATGCGAGAGTACATGTCATCGCATAGCTAATTAGAAAACATATTGAATTGATTGAGACTGTTCATTAACACATGATATCCCTCCTCCCGAATTTTCTTAGACCCTTCGTTAATTTCACAAAGTCCGGTCAAAATATCATGAGCTAATTCATTACTCCTCACTCTCGAAAAGACCTCTCCagtaattccctcaaatatgaTATTTCTAGCTTTAGCATTTCACCTAACTTGTTGCTCAGAAAATGGTTGATCAAATTCAATGGAGGtgtcaagcaaagcttggaAGGAAATcgcctcaagatagctcaccATGTGAACTTTCTAATAAGCAAAGTTCTTTCACTCAAATTTTGGCATACTACCAACATTGTCTGGGGCCATTGCTacaggattttaagcctatcaaaagcacgtggctctgatactaatcaAAAGGATCTAATGACCATAGAGTGAGGTGACTAGAGCTCTAATCAAACCTTTAAACAACTATCGATTTCTAGAATAAGGAGCAACCTTAGCTTAGAAGAAGCAAATGCAACTACTCgagcaagcaagctagaacatagagaacaaacatgcaagcatataactTACAAGTAAATTGCGAAATTGAAACTTGTATGAAAGTAGATGCTAGAAGTAAATTGTGAAATAGAAagagagtagggaaagaggataccgattttttttccggtggtatcgaagagttggcattCTCCCCTAATCCTTATTGGAGTATCCAAACAAGGAtattgctcccccttgagtcaccaagactcaagtactCACTAGTGAtcgtcacttctccatctccggattagcggacatcaaaccaagtacaagctCTTCCTGGAGCTCCCACAAAAACTCCAAAAGCTCACCAAGAAcactggctaggtgttgccaaccaccaagagtaaaaagctaattggttcactt of Phragmites australis chromosome 3, lpPhrAust1.1, whole genome shotgun sequence contains these proteins:
- the LOC133911690 gene encoding uncharacterized protein LOC133911690 isoform X2; its protein translation is MVGRKPMRRRRAERHPPPPSLGATARPTSPLSSTPASAAAVAADLDELLLTAPSATEPRSFPYAVKQQCWEKAERVPGRDPERWRRDTLGNVVFRKLVGCPGCLCHDYDHIVPYSKGGKSTLENCQVLQATVNRSKGNKTEISKSELIQKSAYCRVSGRDMDLLELSAYGSVRQGPDSGGCKIQ